From a region of the Haematobia irritans isolate KBUSLIRL chromosome 4, ASM5000362v1, whole genome shotgun sequence genome:
- the sub gene encoding kinesin family member subito, translated as MAENSNPQREVRSFLMPRDPSIDRRFRPRPQKRERLFATVDEENDYDSDSDESYEPDESGERETSDASSTVESRALVYLRLKPVEIRSPAYSISDEGNVLITGPPSETASTSNNKNSMEKHYSFSRIFDSNVSQRDVYDICIGPKVEAEESFTVLTYGTSGSGKTFTLLGDAVRPGVIPRSLENIFTRYQSNIYPNPVLKLVNGRIKVLDDEIAAKENIFRRKVINNCPELEGDYANLQHHINKDHQFVTLALDNSVSVLIWVSFVEIYNELVYDLLEPATNNNSTKIQNNSTRKNLKIVCNDGKVFIKGITSVYVKTSQEALRLLRSGLQKLTYASTSINANSSRSHCIFFVDVLKYYRSGVITETSYKFCDLAGSERLDKTGNMGSRLKEAQRINTSLMVLGRCLDAANGVSAGKTERIPFRESKLTMLLQSALLGKEKMAMIVNVTPTDKYYEENLNVLSFAAIASDIIFKAPVSKPNQSRYSVIGEKPDNEYIQQLLEENAWVQSENAIINQRCEEVLDENMRLREEIMQLSDQHSDELVKLEHDLRIKLVDDFKATLEESKRNFELRLQSELESQKRIYESRIEFLKKEVEELREEIEEMENDAEKENLEPSQPKKRRTLS; from the exons atgGCAGAAAATTCCAATCCACAACGTGAAGTGCGTTCGTTTTTAATGCCCAGAGATCCTAGCATTGATAGAAGATTCCGCCCTCGTCCCCAAAAACGGGAAAGACTTTTTGCAACGGTGGATGAGGAAAATGATTACGATAGTGATAGCGATGAAAGCTATGAGCCTGATGAAAGTG GAGAACGAGAAACCAGCGATGCTTCTAGCACTGTCGAATCTAGGGCCTTGGTATATCTTCGTCTCAAGCCAGTTGAAATTCGATCGCCAGCATATAGCATATCAGATGAGGGAAATGTTTTAATAACTGGCCCGCCTTCAGAAACTGCCAGTACTAGcaataataaaaattctatggaaaaacatTATAGCTTCTCTAGAATATTCGACTCTAACGTAAGTCAACGTGATGTCTATGACATATGCATTGGTCCAAAAGTTGAGGCGGAAGAGAGTTTCACCGTTTTAACATATGGCACTTCGGGATCTGGCAAAACTTTTACATTGCTTGGAGATGCTGTTCGTCCCGGTGTAATACCTCGTTCGTTGGAGAATATATTTACTAGATATCAGAGCAATATATATCCAAATCCGGTTTTAAAGTTGGTCAATGGTCGTATTAAAGTCTTGGATGATGAAATTGCggcaaaagaaaacattttccgCCGTAAAGTAATAAACAATTGTCCAGAATTGGAGGGAGACTATGCTAATCTGCAGCATCATATTAATAAAGATCATCAATTTGTCACCCTTGCACTGGACAATAGTGTATCCGTCCTAATATGGGTATCGTTTGTTGAAATCTATAATGAGTTGGTGTATGATCTCTTAGAGCCGGCTACCAACAACAACtctacaaaaattcaaaataattcaACACGAAAGAATTTGAAAATAGTATGCAATGATGGTAAAGTATTCATAAAAGGTATAACTTCTGTCTATGTTAAAACTAGCCAGGAAGCATTACGACTGTTACGATCAGGTTTGCAAAAGCTTACCTATGCTTCGACTTCTATAAATGCAAATTCGAGTAGATCTCATTGCATATTTTTTGTCGACGTCCTAAAGTACTATAGGTCGGGGGTAATTACTGAAACCTCATACAAGTTTTGCGATTTAGCAGGATCTGAAAGATTAGACAAAACTGGCAATATGGGATCCAGACTTAAAGAGGCCCAAAGGATTAACACCTCACTTATGGTCTTGGGCAGATGTTTAGATGCTGCCAATGGTGTATCCGCTGGAAAAACTGAACGTATTCCATTCAGAGAATCCAAATTGACCATGCTATTGCAATCAGCCTTATTGGGTAAAGAAAAAATGGCCATGATTGTTAATGTGACACCAACAGACAAATATTATGAAGAGAATTTGAATGTTCTTAGTTTCGCTGCAATCGCCAGTGATATCATATTTAAAGCGCCCGTTTCAAAGCCAAATCAATCACGCTATTCTGTTATTGGTGAGAAACCTGACAATGAATACATACAGCAGCTGCTAGAAGAGAATGCCTGGGTTCAAAGTGAAAATGCAATTATTAATCAAAGATGCGAGGAAGTCCTTGATGAAAACATGAGATTGCGTGAGGAAATAATGCAGCTTTCTGATCAACACAGTGATGAGTTAGTTAAATTGGAACATGATTTACGTATAAAATTAGTGGATGACTTTAAGGCCACACTGGAGGaaagtaaaagaaattttgaattacgTTTACAAAGTGAACTTGAAAGCCAAAAACGTATCTATGAATCTCGCattgaatttctaaaaaaagagGTTGAGGAACTACGTGAAGAAATCGAAGAAATGGAAAACGATGCCGAAAAGGAAAATTTGGAACCATCACAACCTAAGAAACGTCGAACTTTAAGTTAA
- the Srrm1 gene encoding serine-arginine repetitive matrix 1 isoform X2 — protein sequence MMFTGTTQQQDTRFSDKEKKLMKQMKFGDCLNKRVDMSKVKLDVLRPWISKKITEILHIEDDVVAEFVYNQLEEEKFPCPKKMQINMTGFLNGPNARQFMGELWALLLSAQESDTGIPAEFIQQKKDEILKRDEESRYRERNDRSRSRSRSRSGRSRSRSRSRDRNRRGRGGSRSSVGGSKERTLTQKEREQQLPASTLSAIEQVRSQLSAKNNSSNSDDRKNKENNEKSTNNSDSVKEHSKKDRSRSKSKEKKAVSKERSPRRARSPRKSSRDRSKQRDRSSPSRNKRNDSREKDRRRGSRSPRRRSPDRQRKRSRSKDRNARRQKSRSASAPPKRRDQSRSRNRKSRSRSVEKKKQSPARKTVSPRRKRSGTRDSNLAQNGHDKKTSVPKNPRNPFATKSIQNKRSFSRSRSRSRMSPERKPKPRSPQRISRSRSRSRTRTRSRSPRSRSRTGSRSGRSRSRSRTRSRTRSRSLRSRSRSRSRSPVANHKRIMKRTRSRSASRSRSHGTPQDNFELKRNKNSVQNKRQYRNNRDSSASSYDRDMGGGRGGGGGGKRGDSRSRGRGGFMQNRRRSPPRFDDRRIQRSRSRRRSRSRPRSFSRNRSRSPRRFNRRRSPLNFRGNNRGNRGGGRMNQWGRRSHSRDRGSVGGMGGGRGAMGGGNRFDRRSPQRRFSRERRMSPLQNQYRKFSPQKRFSPQRPSRDRRNNSLDRRPLSPIRVSPQPNKNRRSKSSSTNWEEDGNSGEVKVMQGGAFRRSNERKSSPKKSSNKKSNHDKNRRESNRSRGESTGRSSVEFCAPPVRLIDLSRDEVTEKIPHKLSRQDPPPQPYKSKPEPSPAPVEIAKSKKLAPLPPARRDRYSVSLSRTPSPFLKPHERKQATSTLDVPAVSSQKKTPADKKSAKKSRQESDTSSSDSSDDSDDSDDDDDTSDDEQSKTKLRKEKEKTQTEKSQKETNNKKTSVSVVTKNRDKPEKTESISKPSVRKQQSSSSGSDSDDSEDEKHRRKKAKIAAAKTLPNNKEIRAATQLTTDDEDRKRDKSKLETVEKRKQASSTELPTSASSNKRSIKTSSETSNVASASLSKKLQKPEHKRQKSDSEAELNERMESEAKAKLLASSSSTRKRTHSTSVASHKKTKNDSSDSEDQQAVAKKKRKKSKKSSKRNSDDSSSDSDEESSKKKKHKKHKKHSSKKSKKHKKHKKRSKKADTSSSSDDTDVNYKKDDSSKASATASLLLGSGVNEDLEKQLRERALKSMKKLD from the exons ggcaCAACACAGCAGCAAGACACTCGCTTCAGTGACAAAGAGAAGAAACTTATGAAGCAAATGAAATTCGGCGATTGTCTCAACAAACGTGTGGATATGTCCAAAGTCAAATTGGATGTTCTACGTCCTTGGATAAGTAAGAAAATCACAGAGATATTGCATATTGAAGATGATGTCGTCGCTGAATTTGTATACAATCAATTGGAAGAGGAAAAATTTCCTTGTCCCAAGAAAATGCAGATAAACATGACAGGCTTTCTAAATGGTCCCAATGCACGCCAATTTATGGGTGAGTTATGGGCTCTGTTATTGTCAGCGCAGGAAAGTGATACTGGCATACCGGCCGAATTCATACAGCAAAAAAAGGATGAAATTCTTAAGAGGGATGAGGAAAGCAGATATCGTGAGAGGAATGACCGATCGCGTTCTCGATCTAGATCTCGATCTGGACGTTCTAGGTCTCGATCACGATCACGTGATCGTAATAGACGGGGTCGTGGAGGATCTAGAAGCTCTGTTGGTGGCAGTAAAGAGCGAACTTTAACCCAAAAGGAACGTGAACAACAGTTACCAGCAAGTACTTTAAGTGCTATTGAACAGGTCAGGTCACAATTGTCAGCAAAGAACAACTCTTCTAATTCAGATGATCGCAAAAATAAAGAGAATAATGAGAAATCCACAAATAATTCAGACTCTGTTAAAGAGCATTCTAAAAAGGATAGATCGCGTTCAAAGTCAAAAGAGAAGAAGGCTGTAAGCAAGGAAAGATCGCCAAGACGGGCAAGGTCGCCCCGCAAGAGCTCCAGAGATAGGTCAAAGCAGAGGGATCGTTCGTCACCGTCGCGCAACAAACGAAATGATTCAAGAGAAAAGGATCGCAGGCGTGGCTCCAGATCTCCACGACGTCGCTCACCGGATCGACAGAGAAAGCGTTCCAGATCTAAAGATCGTAATGCTCGTCGTCAAAAATCCAGATCTGCTTCAGCCCCACCAAAGCGTCGCGACCAGTCAAGATCTAGAAATCGTAAATCACGCTCAAGATCTGTGGAGAAGAAGAAACAAAGTCCAGCACGCAAAACTGTATCACCTAGACGTAAGAGATCAGGAACTCGTGACTCAAATCTGGCTCAAAATGGACATGACAAGAAAACTTCTGTTCCCAAAAATCCACGAAATCCTTTTGCTACAAAGTCCATACAAAATAAACGATCATTTTCTCGTAGCCGCAGTCGTAGCAGAATGTCGCCTGAGCGCAAACCCAAACCTCGTTCACCTCAACGTATATCGCGCTCAAGGTCACGTTCTCGTACAAGAACACGATCGAGGTCTCCCCGCAGTAGGTCTAGGACAGGTTCAAGGAGCGGACGCTCCAGATCACGATCTCGAACACGTTCTCGCACCAGATCACGTTCTCTGCGTTCACGTTCGCGATCACGTTCTCGTTCACCAGTCGCAAATCATAAGCGCATAATGAAGCGTACCCGTTCACGATCTGCTAGTCGATCTCGTTCCCATGGAACGCCTCAagataattttgaattgaagCGTAACAAGAATAGCGTACAGAATAAGCGTCAATATCGTAACAATCGAGACTCATCGGCGAGTTCGTACGATCGTGACATGGGTGGTGGTAGAGGTGGAGGGGGTGGTGGAAAAAGAGGAGATTCTCGAAGCAGAGGCAGAGGAGGTTTCATGCAAAATCGTAGACGATCTCCTCCCCGTTTTGATGATAGACGTATACAACGTTCTCGTTCGCGTAGAAGATCACGTTCACGTCCCCGCTCATTTTCACGCAATCGTTCCAGATCGCCCAGAAG ATTTAATCGTAGACGATCCCCACTAAACTTCAGAGGGAATAACCGTGGTAATCGCGGAGGAGGTCGTATGAACCAATGGGGTCGCCGAAGTCACAGTAGAGATAGAGGCAGTGTTGGTGGTATGGGAGGTGGTagaggtgctatgggcggtggtaatAGATTCGATCGACGTTCACCACAAAGACGTTTCTCTCGTGAAAGACGCATGTCTCCTTTGCAAAATCAGTATCGGAAATTTTCACCCCAAAAGCGTTTCTCTCCACAACGACCATCAAGGGACAGACGCAATAATTCCCTTGATCGTCGTCCTTTATCTCCAATACGAGTATCGCCACAACCCAATAAAAACCGACGTTCGAAATCGAGCAGTACGAATTGGGAAGAGGATGGCAATTCCGGAGAAGTTAAAGTGATGCAAGGAGGTGCATTTCGACGCAGCAATGAAAGAAAATCATCGCCGAAGAAATCTTccaacaaaaaatcaaatcacgACAAAAACCGACGTGAATCCAATAGATCACGCGGTGAAAGCACGG gtCGTTCATCGGTCGAATTTTGTGCCCCTCCAGTTAGGCTAATTGATTTGTCACGCGATGAAGTAACCGAAAAGATACCACACAAGTTATCAAGACAAGATCCTCCTCCACAGCCGTATAAGTCCAAACCAGAACCGTCACCTGCTCCTGTCGAAATAGCTAAATCCAAAAAATTGGCTCCCCTCCCTCCGGCTCGTCGCGATCGCTATAGTGTTAGTTTATCCAGAACCCCCTCGCCGTTCCTTAAACCACATGAACGTAAACAAGCAACTTCTACTCTTGATGTTCCAGCTGTGTCAAgtcaaaagaaaacaccagctgaTAAAAAATCAGCCAAAAAATCACGTCAGGAAAGTGATACCAGTTCCTCTGATAGCTCCGATGATAGCGACGAcagtgacgatgatgatgacacTTCAGATGATGAACAATCCAAGACTAAATTACGGAAAGAGAAAGAAAAGACCCAAACAGAAAAGtcacaaaaagaaacaaataacaaaaagaCTTCAGTGTCGGTTGTGACCAAAAATAGAGATAAACCTGAGAAAACAGAGAGTATTTCAAAACCTTCAGTGCGGAAGCAACAATCCTCATCTAGTGGCAGTGATTCGGATGACAGTGAAGATGAGAAGCATAGACGAAAGAAAGCCAAGATTGCCGCAGCGAAAACTCTTCCCAATAATAAGGAAATAAGGGCGGCTACACAACTAACTACCGATGACGAAGATAGAAAACGTGACAAATCAAAATTGGAAACAGTCGAAAAGCGTAAGCAAGCTTCATCCACAGAATTGCCTACTTCCGCATCCTCCAATAAACGCTCTATTAAAACAAGCAGTGAGACATCAAATGTGGCCTCGGCTTCCCTATCGAAGAAATTGCAAAAACCCGAGCACAAAAGGCAAAAATCCGACTCGGAAGCAGAGCTAAATGAACGCATGGAATCGGAGGCCAAGGCTAAATTGCTTGCTTCGTCCAGTTCGACACGTAAAAGAACGCACTCCACTTCGGTAGCCAGCCATAAGAAAACCAAAAATGATTCCTCTGACTCTGAAGATCAACAAGCGGTTGCCaaaaagaaacgaaaaaaatccaaaaaatcctCTAAACGCAACTCGGACGACAGCTCTTCAGACTCTGACGAAGAGTCGAGTAAAAAGAAGAAACATAAGAAACACAAGAAGCATAGCAGCAAGAAGAGTAAAAAACACAAGAAACACAAGAAGCGCAGTAAGAAGGCTGATACATCATCCAGTAGTGATGATACAGACGTGAATTATAAAAAAGATGATTCGTCAAAAGCCTCTGCTACAGCCTCACTACTACTGGGTAGTGGTGTCAACGAGGACTTGGAAAAACAATTAAGAGAAAGAGCTCTGAAATCGATGAAAAAGTTAGATTAG
- the Srrm1 gene encoding serine-arginine repetitive matrix 1 isoform X1, which translates to MLITHLLKTGTTQQQDTRFSDKEKKLMKQMKFGDCLNKRVDMSKVKLDVLRPWISKKITEILHIEDDVVAEFVYNQLEEEKFPCPKKMQINMTGFLNGPNARQFMGELWALLLSAQESDTGIPAEFIQQKKDEILKRDEESRYRERNDRSRSRSRSRSGRSRSRSRSRDRNRRGRGGSRSSVGGSKERTLTQKEREQQLPASTLSAIEQVRSQLSAKNNSSNSDDRKNKENNEKSTNNSDSVKEHSKKDRSRSKSKEKKAVSKERSPRRARSPRKSSRDRSKQRDRSSPSRNKRNDSREKDRRRGSRSPRRRSPDRQRKRSRSKDRNARRQKSRSASAPPKRRDQSRSRNRKSRSRSVEKKKQSPARKTVSPRRKRSGTRDSNLAQNGHDKKTSVPKNPRNPFATKSIQNKRSFSRSRSRSRMSPERKPKPRSPQRISRSRSRSRTRTRSRSPRSRSRTGSRSGRSRSRSRTRSRTRSRSLRSRSRSRSRSPVANHKRIMKRTRSRSASRSRSHGTPQDNFELKRNKNSVQNKRQYRNNRDSSASSYDRDMGGGRGGGGGGKRGDSRSRGRGGFMQNRRRSPPRFDDRRIQRSRSRRRSRSRPRSFSRNRSRSPRRFNRRRSPLNFRGNNRGNRGGGRMNQWGRRSHSRDRGSVGGMGGGRGAMGGGNRFDRRSPQRRFSRERRMSPLQNQYRKFSPQKRFSPQRPSRDRRNNSLDRRPLSPIRVSPQPNKNRRSKSSSTNWEEDGNSGEVKVMQGGAFRRSNERKSSPKKSSNKKSNHDKNRRESNRSRGESTGRSSVEFCAPPVRLIDLSRDEVTEKIPHKLSRQDPPPQPYKSKPEPSPAPVEIAKSKKLAPLPPARRDRYSVSLSRTPSPFLKPHERKQATSTLDVPAVSSQKKTPADKKSAKKSRQESDTSSSDSSDDSDDSDDDDDTSDDEQSKTKLRKEKEKTQTEKSQKETNNKKTSVSVVTKNRDKPEKTESISKPSVRKQQSSSSGSDSDDSEDEKHRRKKAKIAAAKTLPNNKEIRAATQLTTDDEDRKRDKSKLETVEKRKQASSTELPTSASSNKRSIKTSSETSNVASASLSKKLQKPEHKRQKSDSEAELNERMESEAKAKLLASSSSTRKRTHSTSVASHKKTKNDSSDSEDQQAVAKKKRKKSKKSSKRNSDDSSSDSDEESSKKKKHKKHKKHSSKKSKKHKKHKKRSKKADTSSSSDDTDVNYKKDDSSKASATASLLLGSGVNEDLEKQLRERALKSMKKLD; encoded by the exons ATGCTCATAACACATCTATTGAAAACG ggcaCAACACAGCAGCAAGACACTCGCTTCAGTGACAAAGAGAAGAAACTTATGAAGCAAATGAAATTCGGCGATTGTCTCAACAAACGTGTGGATATGTCCAAAGTCAAATTGGATGTTCTACGTCCTTGGATAAGTAAGAAAATCACAGAGATATTGCATATTGAAGATGATGTCGTCGCTGAATTTGTATACAATCAATTGGAAGAGGAAAAATTTCCTTGTCCCAAGAAAATGCAGATAAACATGACAGGCTTTCTAAATGGTCCCAATGCACGCCAATTTATGGGTGAGTTATGGGCTCTGTTATTGTCAGCGCAGGAAAGTGATACTGGCATACCGGCCGAATTCATACAGCAAAAAAAGGATGAAATTCTTAAGAGGGATGAGGAAAGCAGATATCGTGAGAGGAATGACCGATCGCGTTCTCGATCTAGATCTCGATCTGGACGTTCTAGGTCTCGATCACGATCACGTGATCGTAATAGACGGGGTCGTGGAGGATCTAGAAGCTCTGTTGGTGGCAGTAAAGAGCGAACTTTAACCCAAAAGGAACGTGAACAACAGTTACCAGCAAGTACTTTAAGTGCTATTGAACAGGTCAGGTCACAATTGTCAGCAAAGAACAACTCTTCTAATTCAGATGATCGCAAAAATAAAGAGAATAATGAGAAATCCACAAATAATTCAGACTCTGTTAAAGAGCATTCTAAAAAGGATAGATCGCGTTCAAAGTCAAAAGAGAAGAAGGCTGTAAGCAAGGAAAGATCGCCAAGACGGGCAAGGTCGCCCCGCAAGAGCTCCAGAGATAGGTCAAAGCAGAGGGATCGTTCGTCACCGTCGCGCAACAAACGAAATGATTCAAGAGAAAAGGATCGCAGGCGTGGCTCCAGATCTCCACGACGTCGCTCACCGGATCGACAGAGAAAGCGTTCCAGATCTAAAGATCGTAATGCTCGTCGTCAAAAATCCAGATCTGCTTCAGCCCCACCAAAGCGTCGCGACCAGTCAAGATCTAGAAATCGTAAATCACGCTCAAGATCTGTGGAGAAGAAGAAACAAAGTCCAGCACGCAAAACTGTATCACCTAGACGTAAGAGATCAGGAACTCGTGACTCAAATCTGGCTCAAAATGGACATGACAAGAAAACTTCTGTTCCCAAAAATCCACGAAATCCTTTTGCTACAAAGTCCATACAAAATAAACGATCATTTTCTCGTAGCCGCAGTCGTAGCAGAATGTCGCCTGAGCGCAAACCCAAACCTCGTTCACCTCAACGTATATCGCGCTCAAGGTCACGTTCTCGTACAAGAACACGATCGAGGTCTCCCCGCAGTAGGTCTAGGACAGGTTCAAGGAGCGGACGCTCCAGATCACGATCTCGAACACGTTCTCGCACCAGATCACGTTCTCTGCGTTCACGTTCGCGATCACGTTCTCGTTCACCAGTCGCAAATCATAAGCGCATAATGAAGCGTACCCGTTCACGATCTGCTAGTCGATCTCGTTCCCATGGAACGCCTCAagataattttgaattgaagCGTAACAAGAATAGCGTACAGAATAAGCGTCAATATCGTAACAATCGAGACTCATCGGCGAGTTCGTACGATCGTGACATGGGTGGTGGTAGAGGTGGAGGGGGTGGTGGAAAAAGAGGAGATTCTCGAAGCAGAGGCAGAGGAGGTTTCATGCAAAATCGTAGACGATCTCCTCCCCGTTTTGATGATAGACGTATACAACGTTCTCGTTCGCGTAGAAGATCACGTTCACGTCCCCGCTCATTTTCACGCAATCGTTCCAGATCGCCCAGAAG ATTTAATCGTAGACGATCCCCACTAAACTTCAGAGGGAATAACCGTGGTAATCGCGGAGGAGGTCGTATGAACCAATGGGGTCGCCGAAGTCACAGTAGAGATAGAGGCAGTGTTGGTGGTATGGGAGGTGGTagaggtgctatgggcggtggtaatAGATTCGATCGACGTTCACCACAAAGACGTTTCTCTCGTGAAAGACGCATGTCTCCTTTGCAAAATCAGTATCGGAAATTTTCACCCCAAAAGCGTTTCTCTCCACAACGACCATCAAGGGACAGACGCAATAATTCCCTTGATCGTCGTCCTTTATCTCCAATACGAGTATCGCCACAACCCAATAAAAACCGACGTTCGAAATCGAGCAGTACGAATTGGGAAGAGGATGGCAATTCCGGAGAAGTTAAAGTGATGCAAGGAGGTGCATTTCGACGCAGCAATGAAAGAAAATCATCGCCGAAGAAATCTTccaacaaaaaatcaaatcacgACAAAAACCGACGTGAATCCAATAGATCACGCGGTGAAAGCACGG gtCGTTCATCGGTCGAATTTTGTGCCCCTCCAGTTAGGCTAATTGATTTGTCACGCGATGAAGTAACCGAAAAGATACCACACAAGTTATCAAGACAAGATCCTCCTCCACAGCCGTATAAGTCCAAACCAGAACCGTCACCTGCTCCTGTCGAAATAGCTAAATCCAAAAAATTGGCTCCCCTCCCTCCGGCTCGTCGCGATCGCTATAGTGTTAGTTTATCCAGAACCCCCTCGCCGTTCCTTAAACCACATGAACGTAAACAAGCAACTTCTACTCTTGATGTTCCAGCTGTGTCAAgtcaaaagaaaacaccagctgaTAAAAAATCAGCCAAAAAATCACGTCAGGAAAGTGATACCAGTTCCTCTGATAGCTCCGATGATAGCGACGAcagtgacgatgatgatgacacTTCAGATGATGAACAATCCAAGACTAAATTACGGAAAGAGAAAGAAAAGACCCAAACAGAAAAGtcacaaaaagaaacaaataacaaaaagaCTTCAGTGTCGGTTGTGACCAAAAATAGAGATAAACCTGAGAAAACAGAGAGTATTTCAAAACCTTCAGTGCGGAAGCAACAATCCTCATCTAGTGGCAGTGATTCGGATGACAGTGAAGATGAGAAGCATAGACGAAAGAAAGCCAAGATTGCCGCAGCGAAAACTCTTCCCAATAATAAGGAAATAAGGGCGGCTACACAACTAACTACCGATGACGAAGATAGAAAACGTGACAAATCAAAATTGGAAACAGTCGAAAAGCGTAAGCAAGCTTCATCCACAGAATTGCCTACTTCCGCATCCTCCAATAAACGCTCTATTAAAACAAGCAGTGAGACATCAAATGTGGCCTCGGCTTCCCTATCGAAGAAATTGCAAAAACCCGAGCACAAAAGGCAAAAATCCGACTCGGAAGCAGAGCTAAATGAACGCATGGAATCGGAGGCCAAGGCTAAATTGCTTGCTTCGTCCAGTTCGACACGTAAAAGAACGCACTCCACTTCGGTAGCCAGCCATAAGAAAACCAAAAATGATTCCTCTGACTCTGAAGATCAACAAGCGGTTGCCaaaaagaaacgaaaaaaatccaaaaaatcctCTAAACGCAACTCGGACGACAGCTCTTCAGACTCTGACGAAGAGTCGAGTAAAAAGAAGAAACATAAGAAACACAAGAAGCATAGCAGCAAGAAGAGTAAAAAACACAAGAAACACAAGAAGCGCAGTAAGAAGGCTGATACATCATCCAGTAGTGATGATACAGACGTGAATTATAAAAAAGATGATTCGTCAAAAGCCTCTGCTACAGCCTCACTACTACTGGGTAGTGGTGTCAACGAGGACTTGGAAAAACAATTAAGAGAAAGAGCTCTGAAATCGATGAAAAAGTTAGATTAG